A window of Sphingobacterium kitahiroshimense genomic DNA:
TGCAATGGTACTGAGCCGCTCACGGCAAAAGTTTGTTTACTTCCAGAACCATCCGTTTACCACAACAACAGCTGTTTATGCACATGAACTTGCTTTTGAGTTTTTTCAGGGTATCCCTCAGCAGATCATCTATGACCAGGACCGGGTATTCATCCAGGAAGAAAACCTTGGCGATATCCTGTTGACTGACGGTTTCCGTTCTTTTTGTGACATTAACCCATTTGAACCAGTGTTCTGCAGAAAGGCTGACCCTGAATCAAAGGGAAAAATAGAAAATGTGGTCAAATATGTAAAGCATAACTTTCTTCGTGGACGCTTATATAAAACAGTTCCTGTCCTGCAGAAAGAGGCTCTGGACTGGCTTAAAAGACGTGGCAACGGAAAAGTACATGGCAGCACCGGTAAGATACCCCATAAGGAGTGGCTGATGGAGCAAAAGTATCTGCAGTCTATCACTGCTGTTCCAACTTTACCTAAGACAATGTTACCTGAATACTTTGTAAGAAAAGATAACTGTATTACCTATCGGGGCAATTACTATAGTCTTCCATCTGGAAGTTATAAAGGTCAGGGAACCAAAGTACTGCTTGAAATCAAGGGGAGCAGTATGTGCATCTATAGCGAAGCGAATCAGATAGTGGCACGGCATATCATCTCACAGCAGAAAGGCTATATCGTACGTCTTGAAGGACATAAAAGAACCGGTTCAGACCGTGTTGAACAAACAACAGCAGAAGTGACCGCTCTTTTTAACAATAATAATGGGGTCATTTATCTTACGCTTTTAAAAGAAAACAGACCGAGGTATTACCATGACAGCCTAAAAGTGATCCTTAAAAATCTCAGGAGTGCATCGCAGGAATCTATAGATCAGACATTGGGCATATGTCTGGAAAACAAAATCTTCAATGCCTATGAATTCTCCCAGGTTCTCAATCTGCAGAAGAAACTGCATCCTGCAGGCACAGAATATCTAACAGTCGGATCCAGTGCTGACACTACGCATTTACAGCAGGGCCTAGATCCTGAAACCAGTAATATCAATTATTATGAATCTATACTCAACTAATCATGGAACAGATCAAACAAATCAAAGAACATGCAGAGACATTGCGTCTGACCAATCTCAAAAAAGCTCCGGAAGAACTGATCCATCGGGCACAGATCGATAAACCGTCCTATATGGATTTTATCATGGAGATATTGGCAAGTGAAGTGAGCTACCGAAAATCGGCAGATCTGGAAAGAAGAATCCGGCTGGCCAAATTACCCAAGCATAATGATCTGGACAGCTATGACTTTAATGTGTCCAACGGATTATTAAAGGCTGAACTGGCTCAGCTCAGAGAGTTGTTGTGGCTCGAACAGAATTATAACCTGATACTGATGGGACCCAGCGGAACAGGAAAAACATATCTGGCTGCGGGGCTGATCCATGACGCTCTGATCGCCGGCTACCGTGCATATTTCCTGAGTATGGAGGAACTAACCAATATCCTCAAGATGAAGGATATCACTGTATCGGCAATGAATGCATATAACCGGCTATTAAAAGCACATGTACTGGCTATTGATGATATCATGCTTTTCCCGATCAACAAAGTTCAGGCTGTGGCTTTCTTCAATATGATCAACCACCTCCATGAACAGGCATCCATCATTATCACAACCAATAAGTCTCCAAAACAGTGGGCAGAAACGCTTGAGGATGAAGTGCTGGCAACAGCACTATTGGATAGATTATTGTATCGATGTGAGGTTGTTAAATTGAAAGGAACAAGTTATCGGATGGATAACAGACAGACGATCTTCCCTGAAAAAAAACAAGAAAATACACCGGA
This region includes:
- the istA gene encoding IS21 family transposase; its protein translation is MWYKVKELIGSGLNISQIHVETGLDRATVRKYLSLSEKGFHDWISRPRNLPKKLSVYYSYVKETLELQPYLSAAQVEDRLMERYSDLPTVHSKTIYNFVRNIRLEHGLVKYRDKQARDYEKLPDTPYGQQAQVDFGQAFMQTDTTYQMKVYFFAMVLSRSRQKFVYFQNHPFTTTTAVYAHELAFEFFQGIPQQIIYDQDRVFIQEENLGDILLTDGFRSFCDINPFEPVFCRKADPESKGKIENVVKYVKHNFLRGRLYKTVPVLQKEALDWLKRRGNGKVHGSTGKIPHKEWLMEQKYLQSITAVPTLPKTMLPEYFVRKDNCITYRGNYYSLPSGSYKGQGTKVLLEIKGSSMCIYSEANQIVARHIISQQKGYIVRLEGHKRTGSDRVEQTTAEVTALFNNNNGVIYLTLLKENRPRYYHDSLKVILKNLRSASQESIDQTLGICLENKIFNAYEFSQVLNLQKKLHPAGTEYLTVGSSADTTHLQQGLDPETSNINYYESILN
- the istB gene encoding IS21-like element helper ATPase IstB; translated protein: MEQIKQIKEHAETLRLTNLKKAPEELIHRAQIDKPSYMDFIMEILASEVSYRKSADLERRIRLAKLPKHNDLDSYDFNVSNGLLKAELAQLRELLWLEQNYNLILMGPSGTGKTYLAAGLIHDALIAGYRAYFLSMEELTNILKMKDITVSAMNAYNRLLKAHVLAIDDIMLFPINKVQAVAFFNMINHLHEQASIIITTNKSPKQWAETLEDEVLATALLDRLLYRCEVVKLKGTSYRMDNRQTIFPEKKQENTPEK